The region AATTGGGTTCTTAGCAAGATTAACCGTGTAAGCGTTGTCAACTAGGAGTGTAACAACCTCACCCTCATTGATGCCCAACTCCTCCAATAGATTCATAAGCCACACGACTTGGCATGCACATAACAAAGCAGAAATGTACTGGGCCTCACAAGATGAGAGTGCAACTACTGATTCCTTATTCGAACACCATGATACTCGTTTTCCACCAAACATAAAGATGTATCCAGCTGTGGACTTTCGATAATCTTTATCTCCGCACCAATTGAAATCGATAAAATAGAGCAAATTGCATATTCTTCCCGTATTCATTCCGGGAAAGAGAATTCCGCAGTCAACAAAACATTTAACATATCTTAGGATTCTCTTGACTCCTGTCAAGTGAGACACCTTCGGTGTCCCCGTGAATCTACTCACAACACCGACACTAAACGCCAAGTTTGGTCGCGTATTGCACAAATAACGCAAGGATTCAATCAACCTCATATATTTAGTTGGATCAACATCTTGTTTATCCTTATTCTTAGACAATTGTTGCCTTGGTTCAATTGGAATAATGGCGGCATTATAATGCTCCATTCAAACTTCTTCAATATCTCAAGAGCATACCTTATTTGGTGCATGAGAAATCCCCTTTTTGACTCGTGGAACTTAATGCCAAGGAAGTATGTCATGAGACCAAGGTCCGTCATCTCAAACTCTTTTATAAGTTCACTCTTGAACTTAGAAATACACCTTCTGTTGCTTCCAGTTATCAACAAGTCGTCTACATATAGACAAAGGATAATCACTCATTCACTTGTATTTGTCTTCACATACACTCCATGCTCGGATACATACTTCTCAAAGCCAACCTCCTTTAGGAAACCATCTATTATTTcattccaagctcttggagctcGCTTCAAACCATATACCACCTTCTTTAACTTGTAGAACTCCAGCTCTTGGTTTCTCATAACAAAACCAGAGGGTTGCCTTACATATACCTCTTATT is a window of Lathyrus oleraceus cultivar Zhongwan6 chromosome 6, CAAS_Psat_ZW6_1.0, whole genome shotgun sequence DNA encoding:
- the LOC127093881 gene encoding secreted RxLR effector protein 161-like; amino-acid sequence: MEHYNAAIIPIEPRQQLSKNKDKQDVDPTKYMRLIESLRYLCNTRPNLAFSVGVVSRFTGTPKVSHLTGVKRILRYVKCFVDCGILFPGMNTGRICNLLYFIDFNWCGDKDYRKSTAGYIFMFGGKRVSWCSNKESVVALSSCEAQYISALLCACQVVWLMNLLEELGINEGEVVTLLVDNAYTVNLAKNPIAHGRSKHIEMRFHYLRELISEGRL